The following DNA comes from Naumovozyma dairenensis CBS 421 chromosome 4, complete genome.
GttccatttcttcttcttcttcttgtttcttttcaacATGTGGTAATTCAGGTAATTCTTTATCAGGTACTGGTGTCGATAGAACATTCACTCTGTaatcttcatttttcatatcACTAGAACCATCAGTATCAGTTACAGTTCTAGTTGAATATACAgaattttcctttattaTCGAAGGAgtttttaaattattattataagtactatgaatattttcattcatttgttgttgctgttgttgttgttgtgattGGTTCTCACgctgttgttcttgttgatACTTCTTTATagttctttttttcaaaacttcCAAATAATCCTGAGGTACCCCATTAATACTCTTATCTCTGTAGACCAATTCCCCATCTCCGGCAaagaaatcatcattatcatcgaCTAATAACCAATTTCCAGCTTCCAAATCATTTGCGAAAGATAGTAAGAATTCCCCCCAGTTGGAAGCGACAACATATTTGGTGTCCCATTCTCTACcgaaaatgataatttgaCCATATTTCCCCATTGGACCTGGTGCCAAATCAACACCTACGTGATTTCCTGCATTATCGGTTAGCAATGGGATCCAATTGGGATGAGCATACACGGTCAAAATATGGTTTGGTGGGAATGATTGTTGTTCTGGAATGAAAGGtaatttgaattgattctttgcttgctgctgctgctgttgttgttgttgttgttgatggAAGGAACTTGTGgagttattattagaaggTAAATTTGATCTTGATTGATTATTGCTATGATGTattttattcatatttttggCGACTTTTCTCCAAGTTTGAGACATTGCGACGATTTGATCCAATGTCATTAATGGCATACCGTAAATGATACCGGAGGTCCCTGTCATTGATTCTAAATCTTCTTGACCATCATGGACTCTGAAGGAAGCTTTCACGGACGGagggaaaaaaatttctaaatcttCTTCGACGTTGGCAATATCATTTAAAGTACATGGATCACTCAATGTTGCACTCAAATCTGGGTTATGTTGGTCAGTCCATGAATCAATGTGTCTCCATGCTAAGAGGGCATCAGCAACACCGTCTTTAGTATTATGTATGcttaaatcatcatcattgtaATAGCCTTCAGGTTTATGAGGGATGATTGTTGGATCGGCCATACCTATATTTAGTTCATCATTAGACAAATCATCATGAGAACTAGTCATATGAGGGTGTCCCgtaccattattattatgagtAGCGCCCATGGCAGAGGTGTTTCTTTGAGCCATATTGAAGGATGGCGTAGTGTTAGGATCATATTCTGCATAGCGGTCTTCTGTACTGAAGGAGTAAGCCCATTCTTTGatctttttcttgaagATATTCATGTTATATTTTgtgtttattatattattgttctAGTAGAATATAAGATTCTAACAAATAGTAgcaaaattaaataaaaggAACACACTACTGAGTTTCTTGATTAATAAGTTGAGCAAGGTTGCGAAACAGGGTGGATAGGTTGTAATTCTGGTATGTATTTTTCTGATCTATTTCTTGATGGGAATTTATCGATCCATTTCCATTCACTACTCATTGTTTAATAAACCGTCTGACCATTTActgttattttttttttcagcGCACAAAACATCCATACATGGACGGAGAAAGGGCCGTACAAATTATTTCCTCGAAGAAGgggaaaaaagaaagaaaaagtgGAGGGAAACGCGTGAGTATTCCGCAAGAGGTTTCCCTCAAGCGGATTTCCGCAAGACGCGAaacattttgaatttaGGGTTAAGTTCGTTCCAAAATAAGGGTTAACTTGTAATGACCTCTGTTAGAACCCTAAACACTACTAAATCCAATTACTTTACCTAAAAGGGTAAATGATAAACAAAAGAACTTCAAAAATGTCACAAAAATTTCTTTGCAAAATTGCCATTCCTCTATTGACAGAGAAGGTATCTCTATATCCTGGGGAGGGAAGTCCCTGAAGGAAAAGTGGAATTCTACGTATATAGGCAAACGATACATCCCTGAAGAGAacttttctatttttttttgtttgtgCGTGCTAGCATAGAAGTTGAGAACTTGCTCATCCCCACTTTCCTTCATTGAATATCTTAGAAATacctatatatatatactgaTCTAGTAACCATTACAATTCAAAAGTATAAAGttcaaataaaacaattaaGGATAGTCCTTTGTTTTTCACAAAGACACACATTGTTGTTATCCTAACTCTTTCCAAATCACATTTAACAGAAATCAGTTCCTGTCCTATTCTTAGTCATCCAATTCACATATAATTTTAGCATCTTTTTACGGTGTACTGCAGAACCCCCTCGAACTTATCCAACACTATTTGAAAACATACAATCCAAAAAGAAACAGGGAAAAAGgttttttctaataattcacaaaataaaagaagataaGAACATGACCACGTCTGTAAACttcaattcaaatataaaacaAACACCTTCACTAGCctcaaataatacaaatgCAGCAAATGTTAATTCTTCCGAGTTCGCTCCAATCATCAAGAGCACACTTGAGAAACCACATGGTCATCAACCTCAATATTACAAGCATGAGAACAAACCTTTAATATCCAGTTCAAAATCTAACATACTGTTACACACTTTTCCAAAAGACAAATTTCAtactttcaaaaaattctctaataataataactttGATGAAACTAATAAGGAAAACCATTATACCCATTTACCAATAGGCACAAATACAAGCataaattcattacataaatcaatattcaagaaacaTACATTCAATACATATAACAGCAAGATATCAAATGcacaattgaaaaaattaaattcaatcaaGATGAATAATAAGTTTTTTTCACCTactgataaattattatcaccATGTTCACAAAAACTAAATGATcataaatcaaaattgtttgttaataaatcaaatccaactaaattaaatttcgctttaaataaaagaaatatgaaaaagactaatactattaataatagCGATAATGctactactaataataatgatgatatctTAATGACTGGttcagatgaagatgaagactATTGATGTACatacttatatatatatatatatacatacaatATCTTATAAGTAAAAAAGTTATTCAACGTTGGGTCATATCTTTAAAAGAAGgaatatatctttaatatcTTATCTGAGTCAAAAAGTAAGTAAAATGAAGACAGGAATGGAAAGGAATAGCTACATAAGGAAAAAGAGTAATATATACAGAATAAACTAACCACATAAACGAGtagaagataataataattggCAGAGTCTTCCCTTTCTTGCTTCAGATCGattatttatcttttttgGCGTCGAACCTTGCATCAACCAATgtattcaataataacgatTCGTTATCAAGAACAACTCTATTTGGAGATTTAGCCAAGATTCTAGCAATTTCTCTTGCAGTAtctaatcttttcaattccaCATAATCCTTAGATTTCTTAATTGCGTCACCAATCAATTCTGCAGATTTAGCTTCACCTTGAGCTCTAACAACCATCCCTTGCTTTTCTTGTCTTGCCTTATCAACTACAAACGCAGCTCTTTGAGCGTCTTGTTGAGCAATCTGCTTAGCCTCTACAGCATTAGTAAATTCAGGTGAAAATGTCATAAATGTAATGGAAACATCATCTAATAGGATGTTAAACCTATTGGCTCTACCCATCAAATTCTCTCTAATCAATTTAGAAactttttctctttgaGTAATTAATTGTGAAGCATTAAACTGTGCCACTACAGCTTTCAAGACTTCATTAACAATAGATGGTAGCACCCTTTCATCATAATCTTGTCCCAATGTTCTATATATGGTAGGCAATTGTCCAACATTAGGTCTAGAAAGAACTCTACAAGTAATATTAACCATTTGTAAATCCTTAGTACCAGTCAATGATGCCACATTACGTGGTTTTGCTCTCACATCATAGATGATTGGTGTTTCAATCCATGGTATGGCAAAATGAGTTCCTTCAGGATAAATCCGTGGTGAAACACCACTTATACGTGAATAAACAATGGCTCTATGACCACCATCCACATTGAACAGTGCTGAGTTTAATAACATTGCACTACCACCAAGTAAGATCAATCCACCTAATCCAGCTAATGCCCCACGGGGTCCACCTGGACCGCCTCTTGGACCGCTAGAACCGTATGGGCCTCTGTTAGTTTTGgataattgttgttgtatgACTCGAGCATACTTTTGGAAATCACTAGGTCCTTTATTCATCTTCCTGATTGATTGCTTGCTTGCTTAGTTTGTTCTGTTTTTGAAAGCTCTTCTCGTTGTTCCTCTTCCTTTTTAGTATTATCAAATGTTCCTTATTATAACTGTCGCAATTAGACGAACATAACTTACACCGCTTTCCTCTCTTATATAAAACTTATATAAGGGGATCTTTAACGAGGAATACACATTTCAAAACTacaacaaaagaaatagaatAGAGATCACgaaatcaatcaattaCAAATTATGGCTGGTCAAGAAACAGGATACCCATTACACCAAGCTTGCATGAACAATGAGCTTTCCAAAGTTCAAGAAATAGTAGAGCACATGACAAACCCATCCGTCGAAATAGTAGCTAAAGATTCTGACAACAGAACTGCTTTACATTGGGCAATCTCATTccaaaatgaagaaatagtCACATACTTACTTTCCCACATGAAGGATGCTGATGTGGATactttgaaagatgatTCGCTATGGACTCCAATTCATATTGCATCATCTGTTGGTAATTCAAACATTCTAAAACAATTAATCGAGGGGAGGAATGTGGATTTGAATTTGCAAACTGTGCAAGGAACTACTCCTATACATTTAGCTGTCTCTAAGAAACATTTACAAATCTGTAAGTTCTTGCTAGAGAATGGTGCGAGTGTCAGAATAAAGGATAAACAAGGTCAATTACCGTTACATAGAGCTGCGTCAATTGGATCCATGGGATTAGTGGAAATGTTATGTAAAGAAGGGAGGAGTCCCGTTAACGTTAAGGATAAACAAGGTTGGACTCCCTTATTTCATGCTTTGGCTGAGGGACACGGAGACGTGGCTGTTTTGTTAGTTAATACTTTTAATGCCGACTATGATTtggaagataataatggtattaAAGCCGTTGATGtatctttaaat
Coding sequences within:
- the SMI1 gene encoding Smi1p (similar to Saccharomyces cerevisiae SMI1 (YGR229C); ancestral locus Anc_5.100); the protein is MNIFKKKIKEWAYSFSTEDRYAEYDPNTTPSFNMAQRNTSAMGATHNNNGTGHPHMTSSHDDLSNDELNIGMADPTIIPHKPEGYYNDDDLSIHNTKDGVADALLAWRHIDSWTDQHNPDLSATLSDPCTLNDIANVEEDLEIFFPPSVKASFRVHDGQEDLESMTGTSGIIYGMPLMTLDQIVAMSQTWRKVAKNMNKIHHSNNQSRSNLPSNNNSTSSFHQQQQQQQQQQQAKNQFKLPFIPEQQSFPPNHILTVYAHPNWIPLLTDNAGNHVGVDLAPGPMGKYGQIIIFGREWDTKYVVASNWGEFLLSFANDLEAGNWLLVDDNDDFFAGDGELVYRDKSINGVPQDYLEVLKKRTIKKYQQEQQRENQSQQQQQQQQMNENIHSTYNNNLKTPSIIKENSVYSTRTVTDTDGSSDMKNEDYRVNVLSTPVPDKELPELPHVEKKQEEEEEMEQKPEHKDEVHEDLSRIEDELDNDFENDEAELTKDEELIGEEPSTTNEQQDIVADEQTKEDNEEDRKEQQEQHQEKVDETVDDLTESFENVAL
- the BNS1 gene encoding Bns1p (similar to Saccharomyces cerevisiae BNS1 (YGR230W) and SPO12 (YHR152W); ancestral locus Anc_5.99); this translates as MTTSVNFNSNIKQTPSLASNNTNAANVNSSEFAPIIKSTLEKPHGHQPQYYKHENKPLISSSKSNILLHTFPKDKFHTFKKFSNNNNFDETNKENHYTHLPIGTNTSINSLHKSIFKKHTFNTYNSKISNAQLKKLNSIKMNNKFFSPTDKLLSPCSQKLNDHKSKLFVNKSNPTKLNFALNKRNMKKTNTINNSDNATTNNNDDILMTGSDEDEDY
- the PHB2 gene encoding prohibitin subunit PHB2 (similar to Saccharomyces cerevisiae PHB2 (YGR231C); ancestral locus Anc_5.98), with amino-acid sequence MNKGPSDFQKYARVIQQQLSKTNRGPYGSSGPRGGPGGPRGALAGLGGLILLGGSAMLLNSALFNVDGGHRAIVYSRISGVSPRIYPEGTHFAIPWIETPIIYDVRAKPRNVASLTGTKDLQMVNITCRVLSRPNVGQLPTIYRTLGQDYDERVLPSIVNEVLKAVVAQFNASQLITQREKVSKLIRENLMGRANRFNILLDDVSITFMTFSPEFTNAVEAKQIAQQDAQRAAFVVDKARQEKQGMVVRAQGEAKSAELIGDAIKKSKDYVELKRLDTAREIARILAKSPNRVVLDNESLLLNTLVDARFDAKKDK
- the NAS6 gene encoding Nas6p (similar to Saccharomyces cerevisiae NAS6 (YGR232W); ancestral locus Anc_5.97), translating into MAGQETGYPLHQACMNNELSKVQEIVEHMTNPSVEIVAKDSDNRTALHWAISFQNEEIVTYLLSHMKDADVDTLKDDSLWTPIHIASSVGNSNILKQLIEGRNVDLNLQTVQGTTPIHLAVSKKHLQICKFLLENGASVRIKDKQGQLPLHRAASIGSMGLVEMLCKEGRSPVNVKDKQGWTPLFHALAEGHGDVAVLLVNTFNADYDLEDNNGIKAVDVSLNENVKHFFIKHVHE